The genomic interval AAGTGCTCCTCTTTTATATCTTTTTCAGACGTCCATTTTAGTACTCTCACATCTTGCTATATTAACTTTTCGTACTTGTTGTTTTCCACCTGCACATTCTGATCTTTATAAAAAATCATCCCATACTAGTCTTATAAAATTTATGTCTAGTCTAGGGAACATACAATTCCAGAAGCTTTTCTCCATTTCAACATTGGCAAATGCCAACAATGTCCAATTTGTGAATTTGAGCCACAGAAAAACGTGTAAAAATAAGCCATTTTTCATTTTACTGAACCACCAATTACAAGCAGATGCATGAAATACTATGTCTGAATGCATTCCTTGTTTTGATAGAAAGACTGAGGAATACCTGTTTGACCCAAAATGAATGGTATGCTGGATCCTCCAGCGCTCCAAACCATTAGACTAAATATACTCAGAGCTGAGATAGCACTACCAAATATCAAACCTGTAGGATTTCTGGAGAAAACAAATCCAAGCAACCCACCAAAGAACAGAAATCCACCTACAAAGAAAAAAAGAACGTTGTGATTGACTGCATATCTTAAAAGGTGTGCAGACTGTCCTTGACTGCATATCTTAAAAGGTGTGCAGACTGTCCGATCTCACATCTTCAACAGCATATAACAAATATTTGAAATGTCAAGTGATAAGCAAAAACTTTCTCCTAGCAGTAAGATCCTAGAGAACAAACGCATGACAGCTTGAGCCAGAGGTACAATAATGATGAATCTTAACAATAACAGTAAAAACTAGTATGGGCAAACAATGGAAGAAACAAACAAACTGCATTTACATGTTAGTGCAACATTAGTGTACCCATGCCTTTGGCCCTAGTCCATATTTTGACAATTAGTCTATGTCAAGGACTAAATTTTGTTGTATGTTGGCTGGCCATTGTATGCATTGCGCTAATTAGTCTATATCAAGGATTAAAATTTCTTGCCTATGTACTCACAACAAGAAGTATAATCCCAATGGTTGAACTAAAATTTGAAATGGCATACCATAGGGGATTCCCAAGCAAAAATCATGTATTCTTGCACTTCTTTGGGTTGGGATGACAGCTTCTTCTTGATGATGAATCTCAGTACCTGTTTTTTCATTGACTAGTTCCACAACTGGACTAGACTCAATAGACTCAGTTTTATCTAGCTTATCCTCTGGATAAATTGTAGCAGTATCAGCCTCTAAATTGCTCTGAGAGCTACTTCCATTGACGCACATGGAAACGAAAAGCTgagttgaagaaaaattagagttAATGCACCAACAAATGAAGAGAAGATCAATGAGTAAGCTCTAATTCAGACAGAAAAATtttcttttgcttctttctttgagTTCAATTTTCACTTTTCCCTTTTGGTTTTAGAGAATAAATAGCTTCCCTAAATGCTTGTCTTTTGACTACATTTGTAGGGCGCCAATTGCTTGATTTTGAATATATTCATGAACCAAGAAAAGATGAGGATATCAGCGAGACTTCAAGAGAAATGTTGAAAAAATACAACAGTTATTCAGTCTAGTGTAAAATAGTTATGAAAGGAAAATTTGACCAATAGTAAGTTTTGGTAATTATCAAATGAATTTCACTGCATGGGAATCAACATCAGAAGGACACAAAGAATGATAACCCCCTGTTTGTCAACTTCACAAGAATGATAGTTGAGAGCAAGAAAGCAAACTTGGTCAATAAATTATGTTGTTCACATCTTGGATATCATAATCAAGACCaacataatgaaaaaaaaaattatttgcaaGAGGAGTCAAAAAGCATTTATCATGCATACCTGAAGTTAAGTCTAATATATAATTACTAATCATGTACATCAGCAAAGGCAGAGAGGAGACAAATAATAGCTTAAAGTAGGATTCCCCTAATCCAATTTTAAAGAATGTCTCGATTCTGAGATGACTGTAGACGCCAACCCTCTAACCAATACAAAGAAGGATGGACATTCATTTTTGTGATCAACCCTTGCTTTACCATTACTTCACATCAaaagtaggaggaaaaaaaaagcaTGGACTAAATGATTTCtcattatttattataatttggGCAGTTTATGAATGCTATTGTTATCTGATAGGGAAATCATGCATCCAGAAGATGGCGCCAGCATAAAAAGATGAGAAGCCTGCCCCAGTAAATTTGTGATCTTTTAAGGAAAATTCAAACAGCAAAACTAGATGAAAGGGACAACGCCACTTTGTGCATCTAAGCTAAACCCCGAATTGCCAACAGTGAATCTCCAGACTTGACCACGGCTAAGAAAaattaaagagattttaaaaaacaACCTTTTTGTTGCTGACGTTGGAAACCCTAACGGCAGGAACTCTGAACCACTTGGCCCTCTGCTCCataagatcgggagaagaaaacCTACGCAACAGTGGTAAAGGGCGAATCCCGCCTAAGGATGGCTTCATGCTCGTTCTCATTCCCAACGCAAGACAATTAATCTGGGCGAAAGCCATCGATCTGGACTCCACGAAACCCATGACACAAAAATCAACAcaataccatcagaatcaccacAGGAAGCCAGAAATCGGAGATCGATAAGAAAACGTTGAGATCCACTATTCCTCGTGGTGTTCATAGAGATGGAGATCGTCTCCAAGATTCCAGGAGGTTTAGATGGAGGAACGCGGACCTTCCAGCAGCGACAGTTTCGACAAAGGTCGAAGGAGAAGAGGGTAGGAGCTATCGAGCCGGCGATCCGAGAAGAGGCGACACGTGCTCGAGGTGAGCGGCTTCGTCGTCGCGTAGGGAGTGGCGATGCCGGCGTCGGTGTTTCTGGATAGAGAAGACTGCAAGGGCGGCGCCGTGCAGTCGAAGCAAAGCTTATTTGCCGATTTCCTTTGACCAGTTTTTAACGTCTTTCAGAAAAATTTTCATTTTGACCCTAATCATAAACTCAATTTTATATGCAGTAATCAAATTCTTTATTCCCATCCCCTAATCCAATAGACATTAATTTAACTAATTATTCTTGATATTTTCATATATAgaaagtctaaaaataaatataatttttcttaaattcagcacattaaactagaattcagtatattttctatcaaattgatcaCGACTCTTTTTCCACTTTAATTAgatgaaaatatactagattttctttaaatgatactcaattagataaaaaatatactagattttttttgaattgtgctgaatttagaaggaattatattaagtaggaaaaaaattcatgttcaatttgatagaaaatatactggaATCTAGTTTAAAATGtcgaatttaagaggaattatatttatttttagattttttatatctaaaaatatGAAGGAtcaattttgatagaaatatactagattcttatttaaagtgctgaattttgatagaaatatactaaattctaatttaaagtgctgcatttaaaaagaattatattcatttttgaacgttttgtacctaaaaaatccgAAGAGCAATTAGGTAATGATATTTGCATTAGGAagttgaaacaaataaaattttacatgcagaGAGTGAAAATAAAGTTTTTTAGACATAGGGACTGcatacaaaattaaaattatgattgagaatttttctctaatttatcgtTAAATTATCCTATTAATCTACTTAAAATGATTTGATTCTGCAcaccaatatattttttttcaaaatcagaATTGTATGTTATGgttgaattcatttaaaaattgattaaattctaaattcttttaatcgattgagtaaaaattattttttttaaccaaaaaaCGGTTTAAAATTTCTTAGATATATTAGAAAAAAtgacttttttttatttatttatgggcAAGAAATTGTATATTTATAGGCAATCTTCCGATGGACTGTGGAGGAGACGACCACTGAACTCCATTTTCCATCTCAATTCCGGAAGATTTTGCTCGAATAGCTGCTAGTTTTCCAGGTAAGTTTACAGAATGATGCTTGGATTTCGCTTGCGACGCATTTCTGACGATTCGAGTGGGTTATTGATTCGTGCATTTAGTAGTTTCCTTTCTGAAAGATCTGATCCGTATTCTGGCTTTATTCTGGTGGGATATTCGTCTCGATCGCTTCAAGTTTACTCCTTGGATGGTTTACCTTGTTTTCCAGTCGTTAGGTTGAGTAAGAAACCTAATCTGCTGGATCTGATCTTTTTTGGCGAACGGGAACAGTGTTGTTGAACTTAGGTTTACGAGATGCTCTTGTGGTGGCACAGATGGTTAAGGATTTTATGGCTGACTTTTGCTTTTGTGGTTCACTAGTCCCCCTCTTGCCATCTtcgatttttttttccattttgttTGACTCTTAATTTTGTTGTCTGTTTAGCTTTTCcctatcaagatttaaaaatccACTAATGAATCCTTTGCTTTTTACAGTTTTACTGaccaaaaattggatacaaactTCGCTCCACAATGTTCTTGTGCCATGTAGTAATTTGATAGTAATAACAATCGAAAGCAAATGAACTTTTCTTGATGTGTTACCTGATCATCTTAAAATATTATGCATTCCTAAGCAGCTTGACTTGTAGCTGTTCAAGTTTTGTTGATTTTCCCTCTTTCATTTGTGAAATTTAGCATTCTGTGGATTACTGAATAAATGAGTTCTCAGTACGACAGGCCTGACAAGACAGTGCCAGGTACACAAGACCTCATCTGTCCATACTTGTTACTGCTGACATTCCTCGTTATATGCCTTGATGAACGTTAATAGGAGCATTTACAAAGTCAAAGATGCTGTCTATCATTTAATTGCTAGAAAAATCTGGAGTTGGTGTTCTtgcattggattttttttttctaagcaTCATATGTACTATGTTTGACT from Zingiber officinale cultivar Zhangliang chromosome 6B, Zo_v1.1, whole genome shotgun sequence carries:
- the LOC121993177 gene encoding protein FATTY ACID EXPORT 1, chloroplastic-like — translated: MAFAQINCLALGMRTSMKPSLGGIRPLPLLRRFSSPDLMEQRAKWFRVPAVRVSNVSNKKLFVSMCVNGSSSQSNLEADTATIYPEDKLDKTESIESSPVVELVNEKTGTEIHHQEEAVIPTQRSARIHDFCLGIPYGGFLFFGGLLGFVFSRNPTGLIFGSAISALSIFSLMVWSAGGSSIPFILGQTAFSVAFLWRHLQSFSLSKKLFPAVFYIALSAAMICFYAYVLISGGNPPPKKLAKARSAQ